The Xenopus laevis strain J_2021 chromosome 4L, Xenopus_laevis_v10.1, whole genome shotgun sequence genomic sequence cagaaccaaaattagaaaagttATATCTTTCCAAAGATTTATGAACCTAACTGTATGAAGTTGGCCGCATGGGGGCATTGTTTGACTGCTGTGAAAGTTCCCCACTGGAGTCTGGGAACATGTAGACTTTTCTTCCCGTCCACCATGACATCCGGGCTTTGGTGCACTGCTCGAAGGATTGCATTGTGGTCTCTAAAATTGAGGTACTGGATTAGAAAAGACTGGGAAGGACTACCTGGAGGGGGGCTCTTGCCTGGCACTCGGTGGGCTCTTTCGACCGCATAGAACGATGATAGGGAGGCTGCCGGGAAGGACTCAGCCATCGCTCAGCAAAGGCCACTGGATCTGTCACCTCCGTTTTGTTTCAAGGTGGGTCAGCGCGGAGGGGAGAGGATTGCAGGTCTCCTCCAAAGTGGATATTCTGTTCTCTGTTTCCTGCTCCCGGATGTTCTGTAAAGCTGCCCGCAATAGAGCGAGTCTGTACTTCAAGCTTGGTGGATAACGATGTCCGGCAGTCAGTAATAGCATTCAGCAGTAGTTGGGCAGCTGCCTTTGCCTGGGGTGTTGATGGTGGGGGGGCTGGTTACTCAGTTTGATGCGGGCCCCTTTCGGATCAGAGACATTTTGAGAGGACTGTTGCGCAAACTGCTCCAGTCTGGAGGCTGTGCTGGACTTcgttttctgcattttgccacccaTTGCCTGGTACATGTATGGTAAACACTGAGGTAGATTTAAGGTAGAGTATTCAGGTCTGCCAAATATAGGATTGGATACCAGGAAACTTGAAGAGGCTGGCACGagcctggacccacaaaataGTAAAGCCAGAGTCAGATTTATTTTCCATCATTAAGAACCacggcctgacgcgtttcgtgtctaccaaggacacttagccTAATGaagactaagtgtccttggtagacacgaaaagCGTCAGGCCATGGTGCTTAATGacggaaaataaaatgtaagatttttttaatcCTATTACAATCTGAATCCGGCTTTACtatttgtgggtccaggcttgtgaaAGCCTCTTTTTAAGTTTCCTGGTatctgctccccttgctgaaggtctggggtgtGTGCACCCAGGCCCACCGTGTACAGCGGTAAGCTCATTTAATGCACCTAAACTTAGCACATACtggttatatatttgtttaacaaATATAGGATTGGACTGGTTACTGAAGTGTGACCATTCAGCTCACCATCCCGGTCACGTCTCAACTCATTGCAATATTAACTTATTTCCAAGCACTTTTGTCCCAGGGTTGTTGCAGTTGCTCAGTTTGGTGTGGGGGCTTCCTTTCACCCTAAACCTTGGCTTATCAATCTAGAATCCTGTAGCCAACAGGGGGATATGGGTTGTATGGATAGCAAGAGCTGCAGGTTGATATGCAGTGTACAGAGCCTGCATGGTGTACCTATAAGTTGCTGGTGCCACACAGTGCTCCACTTCCCCAAAACAACTGGTCAATATGCAGCAGGAGAGGAGCCAGCAGACATCTACTAGATACCAGGATGGATTACGAGCTTCTGTAGTGGGCTGGGGTGCTTGTCTCCCATACGCAGCAGGCTTTGGACTGAAGAGGGTTCAGAACCAGTGAGGTAGGGCCTGCCTTGTAGAGCTCTATGGGGGTCCCAGAGTCCAGCCACCCCTTCAGTGTCCCCCTGCAAACCGCTTCCTAGTTTAGGCAAGTGTATTTCACAGTGCTGAATGGGACCGTGATTCGGTCTGGCCTCCTACGGGGATCACAGTTACACAAGTCCCCAGCATCTTAGGTCTACTAGGCCACAACCGGATCCGGGCGTGGGGCAAGGCAGCAGAACATCTCTTGTGCTGCCTGGACGAAGATGAGAGATGCTGGGCAGGTTGTAATAGGAGGATGGGAAAAGATTTAGCAAGGTCCCTGGGAGCACCCTAGGACGTGGCTGGGTCAGCCACGTCGCCCCCCCCCATATGTGCATATTTCTTTCAGTAACATTGGCATATTTAGTTTATAATCATATTGCATATGTATACAATAACCAGCTTATCTGGCACTTAAGTCAATTTGTCCAAGTATTTGTGTTTTCAAACAGGCCAATGATCTGCCTGACAAGCTGAACAGCCAAGCTATAATCTGGTATAAACTTGGTATTACTTTATATCAGCTTTTTTGTGTGTAGGATAAAGTTCTAGTTTGAGTACATTTTTGTTATCTATCAAAGTTATTTACTTTTCATGACACAGAACTGAGAATTCCTCTCTACCAATGTTTACTTTATCACACAAAAACAAACATGCTTATGCAGTTATATTAGAGTTTACAAAatacttttatgttttattatacatgcaatcatttttccctattgacaatatttactaattatttaatattattattattattggacaaaacaaatgcaaatatttatgatGTAATATAAGATATTTTATACTTACATCAAAAGAAAGATCAATGTGACCTGCATGATACTCATCAAAAAAGGTTATTAAATCCAGCAGAAGGTAAAATGTAGAGTTAATGGATTTCTCTGCACTTACTCCTTGACTTTTGTATCTGTTAACATAATAGAGTCTAATTATACTTTATACATTGTTACTGgtaacaaaaaaacaacacaagCTGTGTAAAATGACAGAATATTTTGAACTGAAGCATAACTAGCAAACCTCTCAGCAATAGCTAGAGCCATGTTCTTGAGCCGCTCTCGGTTAGACTGCGGGGCACTAATCTGGGATACCACAGGACTTAATAATTTGTTGGTCAGCTCCAAAACCTTGTCGGGGTTCTAGGATGTAAAAAACAGAATGCATGTTTCTTCTTCACTAGTGTAAATTAAggtaatttaatataaatttagaTTAAACATACTCttgtcatttattataatacatagaCAGTCTAAACCTATAAAGACGATGGAAAAACTAATttgatcaaaataataaaaattttgataattatttatatttcttgaGTATTCTTGGTGCCTTTTATTGGCAAAAATAtcaaggagagagagagatgggcaggactagtagaGGTGTTTGCATACATTTTCAATATAACTAATTTTCAACCTGAAAcacttatttttaaacaaaatcccGTTGATATTTAAGATAGTATAATAATACACTGGCACAATCTTGTTTTTCACACGTCCCCTTTAATTTGATTTCGAAAAATTTGCTTCatagttttgataaataacagcaTTACAGaagattgtatttaaaaataaaaagggaccATGGCTTTTTTTtgagttactttctattttttagttgttttgtatttttaatcaatattattaattatttcaatatttattattagctTTTGAACTGTATGTGACGTCTGAATTGGCAAAATCCTAGCCATTCTTGTCAGGAGTCTGCTGAATCTAAGTTCCAGGCAGaacccgaatccaaatccttaaaataatgTGATTACCTAGTACTaggtaggaaatgtagggatgtatattataaaaaacaatgaaagaGACACAAAACACTAGAACAAGAAGTAGAGAAAAGACAAATGTGCAGTATTTGTTCTATTCCTTTATCAAATTTATGCAGTACCAAAATGGAATACCCTTATAAAATgctatttaataaaaatctgtAAATTTACCTTTGCAAGGTCATACAACTTTGCAGCTTCCTCGAAAAGTCCCTTGTTTTCTGCCACAGATGCCACCTTATTAATGATTGTCTTTGTATCTCTTGTGAATTTATCAATTGCCCCTGGCTGtcaataatgcaaataaaaattcatgaaaatcttaATCGTAGCAGAGAAAATTTGATAACgcagtctttttttttcatttgttatttatacatttttcatttcatgtatttttcaaaaagcaaacatttgctaTGAACAACATTCAGTGGTTCTCATTTTCTTAGCAActggaaaatattatttgcagTTATCAGTTAAAGTATACAAAAGCATACCACAATGAGCAAACCAATGTTTTCAAGATGATCATCAatcataagataaaaaaaaaaatactgacattTATGCCACCCCTAGTTCAGGTTTTAGCCGTTGAACTAGATCTCATTCCAAAAAAGTACTATCCATTTAACCCACATGCAATGTTAATATTTTCTATGCTTTCAAATCACACAGTCATATACTTTAAGACAAGCAAGCAAGTCACGCTGCCAGTGTACATCTGCAAAATCGGCATTTCCAAAGCTATAACAAATATAGAGACGTCTCTTAATGAATTCTCTCTAACAAATTGTATACAAGTGAACCCTACCTTTCGGCTTCCGTCTTTTTCCAGTTTCCCCAGTAACATGTCAAACTATAACAAAAACATAAtagaattttacaaattttgcaaCAAACAAATGTTACAACAGTACAAAGACCAGGATTACATTTGTACCTCTCGACTTTCAATTACCAGCTCACTGACACATCGCAGGAACATGCTTTCTCCTTGATTGTCCTTCTCATTTCTGCAAATGACAGCAAAGATTTTTGCTAAAGGTACATTTAAACCCAGTGAATTTGTTGATGCAACATGCATAGATGAATAATTTCTCCACAACAAATTAATgttgcactttttaaaatataataaaatatttctgctATACATCTCTAAATAAAAGATAtatcttgacttttttttttttagatatttaaagccatatatcttgttacagaattggAATTAACCACATTCAAGCAGATACAGCAAGCTTATGAAAGTttacattcatccaggtcatgaaaTATCTAGAAGTAAATATACAGCAACTGAACtcgctgattaatcattgaagacgtttcactactcatccaaacAACTTCTTCcattcaactgactggtacgaGAAATACTCAGCATATAACATCTTTGCATTGCATGACACAGAGGCAAtactatcacagtaactacacggCATTCACAATTGCTGTGAGTTTCACTTGTCACCTCTTTGGATCGTTAcactgcaccattgtgattggattattggaagagtttatatgctgaggatTTCCCGTactagtcagttgaactgaagaagctgctccgaTGCGTAgagaaatgtcttcaatgattaatcagcaagtccagttgctctagatttacttctaaaAGACTGTCTCAAAGAATTTCACCATATTTAAATTTCTGTGAGAGCCTTTAGCTACAAATCAGTTTATGAACTCAAGTTTAGTTTTCCTTCAAACCAACATGTATGAAGTATGAAGCtttgaaatgtaatgtatttacagAAGGAACTTGCTGGTAGTCTAAAATATCGTAATGTTGGGTTTGGGGTTCTGTAATTTATTGAATAGATAATAGGTACTTGCATTGTGCTTACCTGAGAAAATAAAAGTATTGCAATGCTTCCCTTGGGTCAGTGGGCTCAAACTTCCTAGTGTAAAGCATCAAGAGACGGATGAAATTTAGGCGCCTGACACCTTGAGGTTCGCCTGGTTCCTGACTCACTGCATAGAAACCAAAActtagctttaaaggggacccatcacccaaacaaaattattccaaatgcgattttataatgttagtcaagcaaaattaacttatgtggagagagcagtgacatctaggaagtgctgaatggaaagtgaaagtaatagtttgccccgcctctatgcctaggcatagaggcggggtaggcaatatttgattgacagctgatatttttaaatgagtttacaacagctataaatgctttaataaaaaaaagaaattggctttcatttttaatttaaaaaggacttttattatgcagatttttatgtctgggtgacgggtcgaCTTTAAATACCAAGACAATGTGATGACTgctataaaatacacatatacaatacatatacagaAGATGAACTAAAGAGGGTGGCTATGTTGGGGGCACATGTATGAGAATAATGAGCAAGTCTTTCTGATGTATTGCCAGATTTCCAGGCCATGCAGTTTCTGGCAAACACAAAgaaaatcaaacaattcgaaacATGAACCACAAAAACCCACTAATCTGAGTGAATGCCTGCAGGTTTACTTACATAGCTGTGCACTTTGCCCTGTTGATTTCAGAAGCAATTTCAGCTCAAAGAGAGCAAGTGCCACATGTACAGCATGGCAACGTGTGCGTTCCAACCGAAACAAAAAAGCAATGGCTGCCTCAAACTGCGCTGTCAGGAAGAGGacttgaaagtacaggtatggctgCTGATTAACTGCAAAGTGGGATTCACCTAGAAGTACAAAGGGTGAGTAATATTCTTTTAGATCATGAATTTGCTGGTCGTAATTTCTGAATTTTATCTATGTATACATCTTACCATAGTCCTCAAATAGTTGCTTTTGAAATTGTGGCAATGTGAGTCTGTCTTGAGGGGAACTGTTGGCTTCATCTTCAAAACAAACCTGACTCAACTGGACGGAAAATACAGAATGGTGAACATTGGAACAATTGACCTTTAAAAGTAACGGTGcacgctaagattcgggaagatttcgtcgcccagtgataaatcgcctcttcttctttcCTCACGCGGAAACTTGGGGCGagttcggaaaatgaagcactctggGTACCATTGAATCTAAATCaccgggaaggcttttcagggagattagtcacccgaagaagaggcaatcgccgggcgactaaatctccccgaaccttagagtgtgcccttaccctttgAAGAATAACATTTACACTTACATACCGAATATCTTTAGAGACAAGGCTAATCAGAGAATGACTCACCTTTAGCCACAGGTAATCCTCAGTCTTATCAGCCACTTCACTGTGATTATCACTTACATCACATCTCCCAATTATGCAGTATACAGCTCTTTTGTAAGGGTCGGTGCTTGCCCTTACAGCTCTTCTGTAATGCAAGCGAAGCTTGTTTTCTGTTGTTGGAGATaatctgcaggaaaaaaaaaaaagcatagagaCACActggtcaccaaatgagcagatctttcccatGACATTAGAAAGAGATGGGTGATGACAACAATGATAAATTGCAGTATTGTTCTGTGGCctatttttggccaaatattggTTGGGCAGATAcgtcatggggccccatacaagggcTAAGAAGATACTGATTTGGAAGCAACCTAGAGCAGCTCATTATAAGAGGGCTTCCCAGTGGAGTAGTGATTCATTTTATAAGCTTCTCCTGTGCTCTGCAGGACCAGGAAGAGCTAAAGTGAAACGGATTTAACTTTCTTGTTTAGTACCAGATATAACCAAAATTACCTATGACTATTATGGGAAACTGAGAAAAGGCCATGCTACAGTTAAAACAAACAAGACAATTTATACCATTATCCTAAAACAGCTATGGCCatacaaaaaacatatttgccaTTATTCTCTGTGAATATAATCAGCTTTCTAATGTAATAGGCTACATTTAACCATATCTGTATATTAATTCATATTTGAGACTTCAGGTCTAATGTAGAGACAGGTTTACAGGGGATCTTAAAAATGTAAGAGTGTCATTTTAATGTGTcataatgtatgtgtatatatacatacaaacacaaaCAGGTATAAGGTTAttcaggatgcttgggacctggtgttttcaagttaagggatctttccgtaacatGGATaaccataccataagtctgctaaaacaacatttaaaattttaaaccCATTAGGGTTTTTCCACCAGTATATATTCGTTtggattagttgggatcaaatactgtttattgttacagagaaacaggaaatgggagatggccttctacTGATTTTaaactttctggttaacaggcTTCCAGaaaatcccataccagtatttatgactgattaattaaaaCTACAATATGAAGAATCAGCCTGTCAGACCTTATGTTAAGCAATGTAAGGAAAAGAGTTAGTAATTTGAAGTACGCAGCAAGAGTACATCAACATCCAGAATTAGTTTAATCCATTCTTTTTAAACATGTACCATAGATATAGGTCGGGATGCTTGTCGGCAGGTTTTACgggcctttatatagtcacattaAGTCTTTGACTAATTAAAGCCAATATGAAGCCAATACAAATGTATAAGTTATGGCTTAAAAAGCTTATTCATTCAGATGCTTGTTTAgtggttttttttaccttctgtctttattgtgtatatattctTGAAAACAGTTCTTGAAATCTCCTAGCTGATGCTGGGCCCTGTTCACCACTTGTTGAGCTGCCATAAGATCCCCACAGCGCATACAGTAGTAAATCAGTGCCCACACTGGGTAGCCTTCAATTTCTCCATCCTGCAAGTAGGAAAAATTAATGAAGCTTTAAAGACTGCAAATGGGTGTAAACTCACATTTTGGCTGATGACACATccagttttcttttttcaaatggggAGAAGAGCTCAAAACCATCCCCACTTACTGCAATGGGAACCGCTAAACACCAGTACACAGTCTGAGAAATTTCAGGGCTAAGAAAATCTCAGCCACTCTCCACACGCCAACATACTTGGAATTATTCCACACAAACCTGAAGACCTGGGATCGGTGTTGGCAATCGGATATTCAGGAAACTTCTCACAAGATTGTAGGTTCCAGGAACACCTCCAAGCTGAGCCTGCTGCAGGTTGGCAAATACACTTATCAAAGTGTAATTTTTATAGCTAAAAGAATGCAAGACAAAGTTTGAAACACCgatatagaaatattttataaGTTATGATGCAATCAAAACATTTTACTTAAAAAGTGCATGATTACCCAAATATAACACAATCTCCTGATTTGGTTTAAtggtgtggttcaccttttaggaaTTATGGTGttat encodes the following:
- the nup93.L gene encoding nuclear pore complex protein Nup93 (The RefSeq protein has 4 substitutions, 4 frameshifts compared to this genomic sequence); the encoded protein is MDGEGFGELLQQAEQLAAETEGVTELPHVERNLQEIQQAGCRLRSKTMTRTSQESANVKASCTAGSRGLDISHISQRLESLSAATTFEPLEPVKDTDIQGFHKNEKDNALLSAIEESRKRTFVMAEEYHRESMLVEWEQVKQRVLHTLLASGEDALDFTQESETSYISESGAPGRSSLDNVEMAYARQMYMYNEKVVSGHLQPSLVDLCTEAAERLDDKNVSDLWVMVKQMTDVPLIPASDTLKSRCSGQMQMAFVRQALNYLEQSYKNYTLISVFANLQQAQLGGVPGTYNLVRSFLNIRLPTTVPGLQDGEIEGYPVWALIYYCMRCGDLMAAQQVVNRAQHQLGDFKNCFQEYIHNKDRRLSPTTENKLRLHYRRAVRASTDPYKRAVYCIIGRCDVSDNNSEVADKTEDYLWLKLSQVCFEDEANSSPEDRLTLPQFQKQLFEDYGESHFAVNQQPYLYFQVLFLTAQFEAAIAFLFRLERTRCHAVHVALALFELKLLLKSTGQSAQLLSQEPGEPQGVRRLNFIRLLMLYTRKFEPTDPREALQYFYFLRNEKDNQGESMFLRCVSELVIESREFDMLLGKLEKDGSRKPGAIDKFTRDTKTIINKVASVAENKGLFEEAAKLYDLAKNPDKVLELTNKLLSPVVSQISAPQSNRERLKNMALAIAERYKSQGVSAEKSINSTFYLLLDLITFFDEYHAGHIDLSFDVIERLKLVPLSQDSVEERVAAFRNFSDEIRHNLSEILLATMNILFTQYKRLKGSGPTTLGRPQRVQEDKDSVLRSQARALITFAGMIPYRMSGDTNARLVQMEVLMN